TTTACCCGGCCAACCCGAACGGCTCGGTAAACGGTATTACCGCCATTTCTAACGTGGACGGGCGTGTTGCCATTATGATGCCACACCCTGAACGTGTTTACCGAACAGTGAGCAACTCTTGGTATCCGGAAGACTGGACGGAAGACGGGGCGTGGATGCGGATTTTTAGGAATGCAAGGGTGGCGTTGAAGTAATACTAAATAAAAAAATAAAATGGCATAGGTAAAAACTATGCCATTTTAATATCACCTCGCTATAATTATTATCTATTGATTTATCTAGATACACGCTTTATATGCTCACATCAGAATCCTGCTCACTCTTTGATATTCCTTTCTTTCAATTTTCTCAGATGAAGAAATATTGTCCTGAAGATATTCCTCAGATTAAATCTGAGTATAAAAAACATTGGGAAATATGGAAAAAACTAAACCTTGATGTTTATCAGAAATTAGGTTTTCCATTTGCTGAACCACATATTGAAAAATGGTGTAATGGTTGGCAAGTTCGGGCGCATTTCTTTGCTTATTATAAATATGAATTTCATCAAAATTCGGCTGCCATTTTATCTGTGATCTTAAATCGTCGACGTTTATCCGTTAGCTTAGATTGGCATTGTTACAGAGCAGATCGCTCACAAATTAATGTTAACCAATATAATCAATGGCTATCGCTTTTAGATAAAGAAAAATATAGCGATTTTAATATTTGGCGAGGAACGGAAAGTGAATATGCTGATTTTCCTAAAGTAAAAGCGATTTCTTTAGATTCACTTATTTTAGAAAATGAAGAGGACTTTTTCTGTATTGGGAAAAATATAGAGAAAGAAAAATTAGATAACATAGACGTAGTTGAATTTATTTGCCAGACTATTCGAGAATTATTACCACTTTATGAGGCTTGTCATTCTACAAATTAAGATTTAACAATCAAGCGGTCATATTTGTAAATTATCCAACAGATCCTACCGCTTGTAATTTGTCCTTATTACCACTAAATTTTCTTGCATTCCCCCCCAATTAGCCTACAATCCGCATCGCCTGAATGGGTAAGTTTTTATACGACATTGGTCGATATAAAAGGACGATTTCTCTTTACATTTGGAGAACAAAAATATGAAAAAATGGGCGGTGGTTTTATCTGCAGCAACTCTGGCTTTTGCAAGTCATTCAGTAATGGCAAAAGAAGGCGATACAGTTTACCTCTATACTTGGTCTGAATATGTACCTGAAGGTTTGCTCGATGATTTTACCAAGCAAACGGGGATTAAGGTAATTGTTTCCAGCCTTGAATCGAACGAAACAATGTATGCCAAGCTAAAAACAATGGGTAAGAACCAAAGTTATGATGTGATTGCGCCAACAAGCTATTTTGTCTCAAAAATGGCGCGTGAAGGGATGTTAAAAGAGTTAGACCACAGCAAACTGCCTGTATTAAGTGAGTTAGATCCACAAATGCTCGATCGTCCTTTTGATAAAGGTAACAAGTACTCTGTACCACAGCTCTTTGGTGCAACGGGGATTGCATATAATACTGAAACCCAAGATCCTGCGAATTTTCAGTCGTGGGCAGATTTATGGAAGCCTGAGTTTAAAGATAAATTGCAGTTGTTAGATGATCCACGTGAAGCCTTTAACATTGCATTGTTAAAAATGGGGCAAGATCCGAACACGCAAGATCCTGCGATTTTGAAAGCGGCTTATGAAGAGTTATTGAAGTTACGCCCGAATGTGTTGGCGTTTAATTCCGATAATCCGTCAAGTTCGTTTATTTCAGGCGAAGTCGAAGTGGGAACACTTTGGAACGGCTCTGTTCGCATTGCGAAAAATGAAGGGGCGAAAATCAATATGGTATATCCGAAAGAAGGTACACCGCTTTGGATTGATAACTTAGCAATTCCAGTCACATCACAAAATCCGGAAGGGGCTTACAAGCTGATTAACTATATGCTTTCTGCACCTGTGGCGGCAAAATTGACTGAAGTGATTAGTTATCCAACAGCAAATAAAGTGGCATTGGCACAATTACCAAAAGATTTAGTCGATGATCCTGCGGTCTTTATTCGCTCTGAGGTGATCGAAAAAAGCCCTTGGCAACTCGATGTTGGTGATGCCGTTGAACTTTATGAAAAGTATTACCAAGAATTAAAAACAGCGAAATAAGTTAAACCATGGCATAAATGAAGATTTATGCCATTTTTATTTTACAAGCGGTAAGATTTTTTAATTTTTTTGCAAATTTTTATTAGGCATAGTAGACAAAATGGTTGCTAATTTCGTAAAAACTATGCCTATATGACAAAGTGGTTGCTAATGAATATTTTTAATTATTCTTAGCAACTCTTTTTATTTAAAAAATCCTTTATAAACATAATCTTATGCCTTTTCGTTAATCCTGCATGATGCGATAATTTTTCCTTTAGTTGTCCAAATAAGTTTTCAAGTCTATTTGTCGTTTTTTCGATATTTAAATCGCCATACTTTTCATAGGTAAATAAATAATCCATATAACGTTTAAAACTATGATAAGCACTTCTTACATTTCTATGTTTATAAGGATAATAGCCTTTTTCATTCGGTTTATCTGACCGTTCTTCTAAAAACGCTTTATGTTTTAATACCAATGATGTAATCGTAAATAGAAGTCTTTTTTAGAACTCTGTTTAAGTGTCAATGCAATGATTTTTAATTCTTTTCCTGCCATAGACTGATGCTTTTTTCGTAATGCCCTCATCACAATGGCTACCATATGAAAATGGCACATTTGCGTCGGTGTATTCAATAAATCTTTCAATATACCCCGTCTGCCATCACAGGTAATTGATTGAATTTTATAGCCTTTCATACGAAGTGAATTGAATGCTATTAAACATCTTTTTCCGTTTTGATGACACGATGGTAAACCACTTTTTTAGAAAGCGAATCTATCAAGACTAAAATACCAAATTCACGACCAAAGAAGGTGGTATCCGCAATAATATTCAAATAACGTGATAGTGGTGGATTTAATGCTGTTTTAGGGGCTTTTTCGAGATATCTTTGAATTGTTCTAATTGAACAATGATATTTTTCGGCAAGTTGTTTATAGGTTTGTTTTCCTATTGAATAATCATTCCAAATATTTATTGGATTTAATTTCTTTTTAAGGGTAAATGTTTTATTACAGGCATTGCATTTATAGCGTTGAATATTATTTCTTATACCATGTTTGCGAATGTCGCTACTGTGGCAAAAATGACATTTTTTGGGTTCATAATTCAAAAAAGTGGCTTAAAGCCCGTAATATAAGGCTTTAAGCCACTTTTTAGCAACCATTTTGTCTACTATGCCTTTTATTACTCCACTTTTATTCCGAAATGGCTTCCTACTTCACGTTCACTACTTTGTAAAAAGGGAAGGGCTGATAGCCGTTTATTTTTAACGACTATTGTTGAGCTTCCCCCTCCGTCTAAATTGATGGCTTTGGTTAAATCGAGGCTTTGAGCAAGTTGAGCCAGTTCGGTTAATGTCATACCCCGAAAACCAAGTTGCCTGCCTTCTACCACCACTAGATAAAGTAAGTTTTGCTTTTCATTTAGACCTATCATGGTTCTTGGGTGTTTGGCACTGAAAATATCTTGAGAGCAACCAATTCGATCATTAGTTGCACATTCAAATTGACCTGACTTTGGTTCAAAATATTGCCAGCCAGAGATTACAGTTTGCCATTTCGTATTAATTTTACTCATCTGATTTTTATTTTCGATGATGCAATGGTTTTTTGTATCACAGGCAAACAATGTTCTTGTTCGCGTGTCTTTCGTGTTTTTCCAATGGATCCCATTTGTAATGGTTAATCCTAAAGGTGTAAGATCTTTTTTAAAAAAATTAGCATTGATAGCAACATCTGTTTGGTATCTTTGCGCGAATTCAGAAACGGTAGTACCTTTATCTAGAGGAGATGAACCTATTATTTTTAACGTTGGACACGATAGATTAATTTGTGCGATATGAATGTATGAACTTTCTGTATAAATTTTTAAACAGGCTGAGTGTGTTTCAGCCTGCACGGTAGGTATGAATATTAAAAAAAGTAATAATTTCTTCATTATAGTAGCAATGCAGCTCCCCATTTTATAATATCAAAGAAGAATTTATTATCTCCTGTTGCGACCTTATCACCATTTTTGGTGACATTCTCATCTTTGGTATTTTTTTCCTCAACCATTCCACTGCTATATTGACCTTTTACTACCGCAAGATCATTTTTGGCTTGAGTACGTAAAATTTCACACTCGGTAGCCTTTAAGGGTTTTATTTCAAGATGCTTAAATTTTTTAAATTGAAGTTGTGCATACCCCATGGACTTTTCATCTTCTTGGATCATTTTAACATACTCTTCACCAATAATTTTTTCTAGTGGATAGAAAAAGACATATTGTGCATGGATATAGGCCTCTTCTTTACCAAAATGTTGTTGCTGAATTTTGGTTAAATTAGGGTAAATGCATTGTTCTGCTTGGCGACTTGCTATAGCCCAATATTCAGCATCTTGCTCTGATAGGAGATAATCGGCACCAATAAATTCTCCTGGGAAAGAGGTATCTTGTTGAGGCGCAGAAGTACTACAGCCAAGAATTGATAGAATCATGCTTGAGAGAAATAATTTGCTACGCATATCACACCTTATTTGTTATAAAAATAGTAATAAAGTTTATCAATAAGCACATAAAAGTGCTATTGATTTCCTTTTTCTATGAGTTAAATCATATGGTAAATTCAGCAAAAAGGATATTTTTCGATTGTTTTGTAGGCTAAAAAAGAAATAGATAATAGCGATTCTCAATACACTCCAAATGATAAAATTGTTTTTTGAGGTAGATCACAAAACTGCCTTTTTTATGTTAATAAATTGTAAAAACGGATTATAAAATACCAAAAATAGTGGCAAAATATCTTTACTTTAAGTTGATATATTTTACTTTCCCAAGGAGGAAATCGTGCAAACTGTCAATGTAGATGTTGCAATTGTGGGTGCAGGTGGCGGCGGTTTACGTGCGGCTATCGCAGCAGCTGAAGCTAATCCGAATCTTAAAATTGCCTTAATTTCCAAAGTTTATCCAATGCGTAGCCATACGGTTGCCGCAGAAGGTGGGGCTGCAGCGGTTATTAAAGAAACCGACTCTTATGACAAGCACTTCCACGATACCGTAGGTGGTGGTGACTGGCTTTGTGAGCAAGATGTCGTTGAATATTTCGTAGAGCACTCGCCAGTTGAGATGACGCAATTAGAGCGTTGGGGCTGTCCTTGGAGTCGTAAAGAAGATGGCGATGTTAACGTACGTCGTTTCGGTGGTATGAAAATCGAGCGTACTTGGTTCGCTGCCGATAAAACGGGTTTCCACTTATTACACACACTATTCCAAACCTCAATTAAATATCCGCAAATCATTCGTTTTGATGAACACTTTGTCGTCGATATTCTTGTAGATGACGGTCAAGCTCGTGGCTGTGTTGCGATGAACATGATGGAAGGAACATTCGTTCAAATCAATGCAAATGCAGTCGTTATCGCAACTGGTGGCGGTTGCCGTGCTTATCGTTTCAATACCAATGGCGGTATCGTAACAGGTGACGGTTTATCTATGGCTTATCGTCATGGAGTTCCACTTCGTGATATGGAATTCGTTCAATATCACCCAACAGGCTTGCCAAATACAGGTATCTTAATGACTGAAGGCTGTCGTGGTGAAGGTGGTATCTTAGTCAATAAAGACGGCTATCGTTACTTACAAGACTATGGTTTAGGACCAGAAACACCAATCGGCAAACCAGAAAATAAATATATGGAACTTGGTCCGCGTGATAAAGTTTCTCAAGCATTCTGGCAAGAATGGCGTAAAGGTAATACCTTAAAAACAGCAAAAGGTGTGGATGTTGTTCATCTTGATCTTCGTCACTTAGGTGAAAAATACTTACATGAACGTTTACCATTTATCTGTGAATTAGCAAAAGCTTATGAAGGTGTTGATCCTGCAAAAGCACCAATTCCGGTTCGTCCAGTAGTTCACTATACCATGGGTGGTATTGAAGTGGATCAGAAAGCAGAAACTTGCATCAAAGGCTTATTTGCTGTGGGTGAGTGTGCATCTTCTGGCTTACATGGTGCAAACCGTTTAGGTTCTAACTCTCTTGCTGAGTTAGTCGTATTCGGTAAAGTGGCTGGTGAAATGGCTGCTCAACGTGCAGTAGAAGCTACACCACGTAATCAAGCGGTAATTGATGCTCAAGCACAAGACGTTTTAGAACGAGTTTATGCATTAGCTCGCCAAGAAGGTGAAGAATCTTGGTCACAAATCCGTAATGAAATGGGCGATTCCATGGAAGAAGGTTGCGGTATCTACCGTACTCAAGAAAGCATGGAAAAAACCGTAGCAAAAATTGCGGAATTAAAAGAACGTTATAAACGTATCAAAGTCAAAGATACCTCAAGCGTATTTAATACAGACTTGCTCTACAAAATTGAGCTTGGTTATATCCTTGATGTTGCACAATCTATCTCATCTTCTGCACTAGAACGTAAAGAGTCACGTGGTGCTCACCAACGTTTAGACTATGTAGAGCGCGATGATGTGAACTACTTAAAACATACGCTTGCATTCTATAATGCAGACGGTGCACCAACTATCAAATACAGCGATGTGAAAATCACCAAATCACAACCAGCTAAACGTGTTTATGGTGCAGAAGCAGAAGCTCAAGAAAAAGCAGCTAAAAAGGAGTAACAGAAGATGACTAACCAAAGCAAAATGACGGTCGAAGTGCTTCGTTATAACCCTGAAAAAGATAACGAACCGTACTTAACAAAATATGAAGTACCTTATGATAGCCAAACTTCGTTACTTGATGCACTTGGCTACATTAAAGATGAACTAGAGCCTGAACTTTCATACCGTTGGTCTTGCCGTATGGCGATCTGTGGCTCTTGTGGCATGATGGTAAATGGCAAACCTAAACTTGCGTGCAAAACATTCTTACGTGATTACAGCGGACATATGCGTATTGAACCGCTTGCAAACTTCCCGATTGAACGTGACTTAGTCGTAGATTTAAGCCACTTCATCGAAAGTTTAGAAAGTATCAAACCATATATTATTGATAATAAAGCGCCTGAGCTTGATGGCAACCCGCATCCATCAGCAGAGCTTGCGAAAAGCCGTACTAAACAAACGCCAGCACAGCTTGAGAAATATCGTACCTTCTCAATGTGTATCAACTGTGGCTTATGCTATGCTGCTTGCCCACAATTTGGTTTAAACCCTGAGTTCGTTGGCCCTGCTGCATTAACATTGGCTCACCGTTACAACCTTGATAACCGTGATAATGGTAAAGCAGAACGTATGAAGATTATCAATGGTAAAAATGGTGTTTGGAGCTGTACATTCGTCGGCTACTGCTCTGAAGTCTGTCCGAAACATGTTGGTCCTGCCTCTGCGGTTAACCAAGGTAAGATCGAAAGTGCGAAAGACTATGTCTTTGCTATGTTAAAACCGCAAAAGTAAGGAGAGTAAAATGACAACAGCAGC
Above is a genomic segment from Actinobacillus indolicus containing:
- a CDS encoding HI_0552 family protein; translation: MLTSESCSLFDIPFFQFSQMKKYCPEDIPQIKSEYKKHWEIWKKLNLDVYQKLGFPFAEPHIEKWCNGWQVRAHFFAYYKYEFHQNSAAILSVILNRRRLSVSLDWHCYRADRSQINVNQYNQWLSLLDKEKYSDFNIWRGTESEYADFPKVKAISLDSLILENEEDFFCIGKNIEKEKLDNIDVVEFICQTIRELLPLYEACHSTN
- a CDS encoding extracellular solute-binding protein; translated protein: MKKWAVVLSAATLAFASHSVMAKEGDTVYLYTWSEYVPEGLLDDFTKQTGIKVIVSSLESNETMYAKLKTMGKNQSYDVIAPTSYFVSKMAREGMLKELDHSKLPVLSELDPQMLDRPFDKGNKYSVPQLFGATGIAYNTETQDPANFQSWADLWKPEFKDKLQLLDDPREAFNIALLKMGQDPNTQDPAILKAAYEELLKLRPNVLAFNSDNPSSSFISGEVEVGTLWNGSVRIAKNEGAKINMVYPKEGTPLWIDNLAIPVTSQNPEGAYKLINYMLSAPVAAKLTEVISYPTANKVALAQLPKDLVDDPAVFIRSEVIEKSPWQLDVGDAVELYEKYYQELKTAK
- a CDS encoding IS1/IS1595 family N-terminal zinc-binding domain-containing protein; the encoded protein is MNYEPKKCHFCHSSDIRKHGIRNNIQRYKCNACNKTFTLKKKLNPINIWNDYSIGKQTYKQLAEKYHCSIRTIQRYLEKAPKTALNPPLSRYLNIIADTTFFGREFGILVLIDSLSKKVVYHRVIKTEKDV
- a CDS encoding phosphodiester glycosidase family protein, whose amino-acid sequence is MKKLLLFLIFIPTVQAETHSACLKIYTESSYIHIAQINLSCPTLKIIGSSPLDKGTTVSEFAQRYQTDVAINANFFKKDLTPLGLTITNGIHWKNTKDTRTRTLFACDTKNHCIIENKNQMSKINTKWQTVISGWQYFEPKSGQFECATNDRIGCSQDIFSAKHPRTMIGLNEKQNLLYLVVVEGRQLGFRGMTLTELAQLAQSLDLTKAINLDGGGSSTIVVKNKRLSALPFLQSSEREVGSHFGIKVE
- a CDS encoding DUF5358 domain-containing protein, translated to MRSKLFLSSMILSILGCSTSAPQQDTSFPGEFIGADYLLSEQDAEYWAIASRQAEQCIYPNLTKIQQQHFGKEEAYIHAQYVFFYPLEKIIGEEYVKMIQEDEKSMGYAQLQFKKFKHLEIKPLKATECEILRTQAKNDLAVVKGQYSSGMVEEKNTKDENVTKNGDKVATGDNKFFFDIIKWGAALLL
- the frdA gene encoding fumarate reductase (quinol) flavoprotein subunit → MQTVNVDVAIVGAGGGGLRAAIAAAEANPNLKIALISKVYPMRSHTVAAEGGAAAVIKETDSYDKHFHDTVGGGDWLCEQDVVEYFVEHSPVEMTQLERWGCPWSRKEDGDVNVRRFGGMKIERTWFAADKTGFHLLHTLFQTSIKYPQIIRFDEHFVVDILVDDGQARGCVAMNMMEGTFVQINANAVVIATGGGCRAYRFNTNGGIVTGDGLSMAYRHGVPLRDMEFVQYHPTGLPNTGILMTEGCRGEGGILVNKDGYRYLQDYGLGPETPIGKPENKYMELGPRDKVSQAFWQEWRKGNTLKTAKGVDVVHLDLRHLGEKYLHERLPFICELAKAYEGVDPAKAPIPVRPVVHYTMGGIEVDQKAETCIKGLFAVGECASSGLHGANRLGSNSLAELVVFGKVAGEMAAQRAVEATPRNQAVIDAQAQDVLERVYALARQEGEESWSQIRNEMGDSMEEGCGIYRTQESMEKTVAKIAELKERYKRIKVKDTSSVFNTDLLYKIELGYILDVAQSISSSALERKESRGAHQRLDYVERDDVNYLKHTLAFYNADGAPTIKYSDVKITKSQPAKRVYGAEAEAQEKAAKKE
- a CDS encoding succinate dehydrogenase/fumarate reductase iron-sulfur subunit; the encoded protein is MTNQSKMTVEVLRYNPEKDNEPYLTKYEVPYDSQTSLLDALGYIKDELEPELSYRWSCRMAICGSCGMMVNGKPKLACKTFLRDYSGHMRIEPLANFPIERDLVVDLSHFIESLESIKPYIIDNKAPELDGNPHPSAELAKSRTKQTPAQLEKYRTFSMCINCGLCYAACPQFGLNPEFVGPAALTLAHRYNLDNRDNGKAERMKIINGKNGVWSCTFVGYCSEVCPKHVGPASAVNQGKIESAKDYVFAMLKPQK